In a single window of the Daphnia carinata strain CSIRO-1 chromosome 4, CSIRO_AGI_Dcar_HiC_V3, whole genome shotgun sequence genome:
- the LOC130692723 gene encoding LOW QUALITY PROTEIN: prolyl 4-hydroxylase subunit alpha-1-like (The sequence of the model RefSeq protein was modified relative to this genomic sequence to represent the inferred CDS: deleted 2 bases in 1 codon), translating to MDSSILSVVLSNTSVMVFLFASSARHTLQQTKKRHPLAVLSHTNSFRLPLKKSVGVQRSEIIRRRKYNVGKHITDQDDATNFNALCRGETLLNDKRLAQLKCWYDSRRQPYFLLMSIKIQQNSMEPAMYTFPDVLSDDEIETIKELAKPLVTRGSIDGARKNWGRTFSNVRTSKTAWFAEGLHPLLNRLSRRISLITGLKTNPIHDEAELLQVANYGIGGHYAPHHDYIMKGKADFEATMNFFLVILTSDAPVEFPFILIMRDPCSSLFPVVDAFLQRCRQPEQEAFSVNDRVFIPIGTIFVGGHLETISLIVAVVTDSTMAWKMSF from the exons ATGGATAGTTCAATTTTAAGCGTTGTGCTTTCGAATACGTCCGTGATGGTTTTCCTATTCGCATCATCAG CACGACATACTTtgcaacaaacgaaaaaacgaCATCCGTTGGCTGTTCTATCGCACACCAACTCGTTCCGATTGCCATTGAAGAAATCGGTGGGCGTTCAGCGCAGTGAAATCATCCGCAGGCGAAAGTACAACGTCGGAAAGCACATCACCGATCAAGACGATGCCACAAATTTCAACGCCCTGTGTAGGGGCGAAACGCTTCTG AACGACAAGAGATTGGCGCAGCTGAAATGCTGGTACGATTCCCGTCGCCAGccttattttcttcttatGTCTATCAAAATCCAACAGAATTCAATGGAGCCAGCCATGTACACTTTTCCCGATGTCCTG AGTGATGATGAAATCGAAACGATCAAAGAATTGGCCAAACCATTGGTAACTAGA GGCTCGATCGATGGTGCAAGGAAGAACTGGGGCCGGACATTTTCGAACGTCCGAACTTCGAAAACGGCCTGGTTTGCTGAAGGACTACATCCACTGTTAAACCGTTTATCTCGTCGAATTTCGCTTATTACTGGCTTGAAAACAAATCCCATTCACGACGAAGCTGAGCTACTTCAA GTTGCTAATTACGGGATCGGTGGTCATTACGCACCTCATCACGACTACATAATGAAAGGCAAAGCGGATTTCGAGGCAactatgaatttttttcttgttattctAACTAGTGATGCGCCAGTAGAATTTCCCTTCATCTTAATTATGAGGGATCCTTGTTCCTCCTTGTTTCCAGTAGTGGACGCGTTTTTGCAACGATGTAGGCAACCAGAACAAGAAGCATTTTCAGTCAATGATCGCGTTTTCATTCCCATCGGTACCATATTTGTTGGCGGTCACCTTGAGACGATCTCTTTAATTGTGGCAGTGGTAACAGATTCCACGATGGCTTGGAAAATGTCTTTTTAG
- the LOC130692722 gene encoding uncharacterized protein LOC130692722: protein MEVPSKKSTQLTVALLVLAWISSINLATAATAENTDGVSTSNSSLTRAAASDSTVEDSRFGRSAAAFSSALSEGSSSVAQEAGASWTKLQISPLALGSMPYGAFRINIYEHSANLLASTPESRKRYYYAPIALLDHISVFSWFNNVTGVPELRFRVQLWQDEIEKKITTYTTKLLQRTILQEQVEVIPFNKVILVTTSPSKAYWPSNDWIPYQFHQSIEFQLTCNEMIKCHQLAINMRVNPYQFSHFKLLFSLDSQTTQRRETVIRVESILSGEMMSTLHQRYPGKPDALLTAQDEKRLLTESATNVIVDSFDDSEVITSTSETQIYSMLKDMLISARTTIKDQGDEMWESVFWNEDNYRPDKATKTWNEIYDKLDTETQRLLREEFSDSNSYSLSIDVRRRIVKVATSVSASWSSSGLTESEAIDKFYQETKNSVQWEGEQFKPKQMDLSRVNLNAFRDSQNYHDRSVRVSYSMAVLSIGINFAEYSDLQSKNIIFQLQKQVDDLKSSQNATSTRMATNENRLTFLETKKPAVYFSVYRNTSFSIQNGVIPFHGARLNIGNGMNTRTGIFTAPEAGIYAFHFNGFKYKPSDGVLTGQNGAVYIGFYLNEQQIGRADGGLATETGTLDYSTILELKAGDQVKLILLYGILHDSGMYTRFSGALLTGN from the exons ATGGAAGTACCAAGTAAAAAGAGTACTCAGTTAACTGTTGCACTTTTAGTTCTCGCATGGATTTCAAGCATCAACTTGGCCACGGCGGCTACAGCTGAAAACACTGATGGCGTATCGACTAGCAATTCGTCCTTAACGCGAGCAGCTGCGAGTGATTCTACGGTCGAAGACAGCAGGTTTGGTAGAAGTGCGGCCGCCTTCAGTAGCGCATTGAGCGAAGGCTCTTCGAGCGTCGCACAAGAAGCAGGAGCCTCCTGGACAAAGCTTCAAATATCGCCACTTGCTCTAGGATCAATGCCGTACGGTGCGTTCAGAATTAACATTTACGAGCACTCGGCCAATCTACTGGCCAGCACTCCCGAGTCACGCAAACGATACTACTACGCACCGATTGCTCTCTTGGACCACATCAGCGTCTTCAGTTGGTTTAACAACGTTACTGGAGTGCCTGAATTGCGATTCCGCGTACAGCTCTGGCAAGACGAAATCGAGAAGAAAATTACAACTTACACCACCAAACTGTTGCAAAGAACGATTTTACAGGAGCAGGTCGAGGTGATCCCATTCAACAAGGTGATCCTCGTCACAACGTCTCCGTCAAAAGCTTACTGGCCGTCGAACGACTGGATTCCGTATCAATTCCACCAGTCGATCGAGTTCCAACTAACCTGCAACGAAATGATCAAATGTCACCAACTCGCGATCAATATGCGCGTAAATCCCTATCAGTTCTCTCACTTCAAATTGCTTTTTAGTTTGGACTCGCAGACGACGCAGAGGCGCGAGACTGTCATCCGCGTGGAAAGCATTTTGTCTGGCGAAATGATGAGCACACTACATCAACGATACCCAGGCAAGCCCGACGCTCTTTTAACAGCTCAGGACGAGAAGCGATTGTTGACCGAATCGGCCACCAACGTCATTGTCGATTCTTTCGACGATTCCGAGGTCATCACGTCCACGTCCGAAACGCAGATCTATAGCATGTTGAAAGACATGCTCATCAGCGCACGAACAACGATCAAAGATCAGGGAGACGAAATGTGGGAGTCAGTATTCTGGAACGAGGACAACTACAGGCCTGACAAAGCAACCAAAACATGGAACGAGATATACGACAAACTGGACACGGAAACGCAACGTCTCCTAAGAGAGGAGTTCAGCGATTCAAACAGTTACAGTCTTTCAATAGACGTACGCCGACGAATAGTTAAGGTGGCCACATCTGTAAGCGCATCCTGGAGTTCGAGTGGTTTAACCGAAAGCGAAGCCATAGATAAATTCTACCAAGAAACCAAGAACTCTGTGCAATGGGAAGGTGAACAGTTCAAGCCGAAACAAATGGATTTGAGCCGAGTGAACCTGAATGCTTTTCGAGACTCGCAGAACTATCACGACCGAAGTGTTCGCGTTAGTTACTCGATGGCCGTTTTGTCCATCGGAATCAATTTTGCCGAGTACAGTGACCTTCAATCCAAGAACATTATTTTCCAGCTCCAGAAACAAGTTGACG ATTTGAAATCCTCTCAGAACGCTACTTCAACga GAATGGCTACCAACGAAAACCGACTCACTTTTCTCGAGACGAAGAAACCTGCCGTCTACTTCAGCGTCTACAGAAATACGTCCTTTAGCATTCAAAACGGGGTCATTCCTTTCCATGGCGCTCGTCTTAACATTGGCAATGGAATGAATACTAGAACAGGAATTTTCACGGCCCCTGAAGCCGGCATTTACGCCTTCCATTTCAACGGGTTCAAATACAAACCATCCGACGGTGTACTAACTGGCCAAAACGGCGCAGTTTACATTGGTTTCTATTTGAACGAGCAGCAGATAGGGAGAGCAGACGGTGGATTGGCAACCGAAACGGGAACACTCGACTACAGTACAATTCTAGAACTCAAAGCTGGTGATCAAGTCAAGCTGATACTTCTCTACGGAATCCTTCACGATTCAGGAATGTACACCCGGTTCTCAGGAGCATTGTTGACAGGGAATTAA